ATCAGTGCCTCATAGTGCTttgccgcgcatgcgcaagaataCTGTAGCATCCTTATAAATGTTTATTCTGTCCATTAATAAATTCAGTTAATAGTCAAGTGGCATCCTGTCTACCCACCTATTTGTGTTCCCGTGTTATGTGCACTTCAATCAAATTTCAAACATGAACATCAACCAAGTAGCCCAACTCGCCATACTATTGGAAGATCTGTATTTCATTTGCACAAAATAAAATTCCCAATCTGATTTTATTTAAGTGTGACCCAGAAGTAAACATCAATATACCAGAAGAAACGCTAGTAGCTAAGGCAGCGCAGGGGTTCGATTCTGGACATTGTGTAATTTGACCATGCTGCCGAACTCTGTTGTGGCGGGAATTTGAGCCAATCGCGAAGGCCGTTGAAGTCCTTTGGGCAAATCAGAGCTGACTACATGGCGAACTTGACAATGGCCCAAATACATGCACTCCAGTTCTAGAGCTTGAAAAGGTGCGCTCGCAAACTTCACCTACTATCAAAGGATCTGCTCCTTTCAAAATAGCATAATCTTAACTCTTGAGCTCAATCTCTCGATAAGTGCATCCTCTGATAAACGCAACTTGTTTTCTTGAGGTACAATAGAGAGTTTCTGTACTCACTCATTTTACTAAAATTTTTACGCCAGGTTGCTGTGGCGTCAAAAATTGCGACAGCGTCTAGCGGAACCTAGCTCGCTGTTTATTAATAAACGAAGTGTTACATTGTATCCGAAAGGAACCAAAAGCCCAATGTTCCGAAATGTTTTCCTGCGCCAAAATAGCCCATACGCAAGAACTGATTTTGGATCCATGAGTAGAACTGATCACTCACCACTGTGGAGGTTCTGACGCCAACTTCAAAAAATAAATTTTGGAAATGAGGTTCCATGTTCATTACTAGCACTAGTAACAAAGCATTTTCCGCGACAACAATGAAAACAGCTTTGAAATGAGTGTTTATTATTAGGAACTTGTTTAGAGTTGCTTTTTAATGCCCGTTTAAAGTACTGGATTTAGACGGTGGTGACCATGATAACATCTTCCTCTGCAGTTTCGTGGTGATACTGATGATGAGGTCGGCGGCCTCGCTCGGCAGGGACAAGATCAGCAATGGGTAGAGGCGGTCTAATCCCCAGGGTGACTGGTAGTGAGTCTTCGGGTGTGTCTCCCTGATTGCCCTTTCCAAGATGTCGACGCACTCCTCTGGGTCATCCCTGATGAGTAATTTAGTGAAGCCGCCAACAATCCTGAGTGCATCGCAAATTTCTGCATCGCTGTAGTCCGCGATGACTTCGGGTGCTTGTTTCCGCAACTCCAACATCACGCATTCCTTGGGAACGCTGTACATCGAGACGAGTGAGGTCCTtttagaaaaacaaagaaaataagcATTTAAGAGTAAGTGAAAGTCAGGGCAATCAGTGATCGATTGATTTATATTTTTTATAAGTTCATGACAGAGAGATGCTGAGAGGCTGATCTTAAAGTAGAGCTAGGTATGTTAGCGAGAGTGAATAATTAAATTGTAGGGTTTAGTTTCGTCAGACGCTAGAGTGGCTTATGAGGGATGTCATAGCAAAAAGGAACGGCATTTCTGGAATCGTTCAAATATTGCGTGAAGCTTCAGTGATGCACCGGTTTTTCTACCTCGCGGTACGGGTTAATTTCATCAAGTTTTATCTTGCAGTGTTTGCTAATAGTGATGAAATGTTTCTTCTTCACGAATAGTTTAGGTTACTGCGTGATTTTTAGTGCCCTCAATCCTCTCGAGCTGGCATTCTGGTCAATTTTTAGATAATGCTTGGACGGGAACACTTGACATGGATAATTATTTTTAGTATGAGTATTGTGTACTCACAGTACGCAATACTCACAGTATGTAGAGTTCTCAAAAGCATATAGCAGAACAAGTTAAAAACTAAATGATGTTAACTGTGACAACGCGGGGAATGTTCAGTGAGAAATTGGCTTCCAGAAACTCGGTTGAAGAAGCCGCACGATCGATCGAAaccggaaacacaaaatttatgtCCATTGTGTGCTGCAAAATCATTATGAAGCTAGCTTAAACTTCACAGTAATGTGGCATACTGGCGATAGCCGTCAGGTATCCAGCTAGTATTCGCTGTGCCATTTCCTTGGATATATATTTAGGAAACCACTTAGAGCCGACAGTGGAGTTCGACCACTTTACAGGAGTATTATCCCAAGAAGGAGGTCATCAGTTTCACAACCAATCGCGAGGTTGGATTTTTCCATAAGCATTCGTAATAACAAATTGATGCGCATGTGGAAATCACAATATTGAAGCATAGAACCAGTGAAGTAATTTCTGATTAACAGAAATTTTATGACTAGCGCTACTTTCTATATACCCGTCCTCACGATGTGCTACGAGATACATTAGCGTTACTGACGTTTCCTGAACGCACCGGTTTAGCAGCTTGGGCTGGTGTTAACTGTAACAACAGTActgttcctttttttgtgtgggCCGATTTTAGGGAAGGATATCGCGATATCCCTGGTAATACAATAGAATTCACACTTTACGTCGTGCTTCACTCCTGGTCGGCTTCATATTAGCGATTTCAACAGCGTAAAACAGAGTCATAAAAAGCTTTTCAATGAATATTTTAAGTAGATGGTTGCGCGTTGCGATTTCCCATGTTGGTAATCTCGATCATATGAAAAGATCTATCTGAAAAGAAAGCGATTTACTTTATTCATTATGAGAGTATGCCACGTCGTCCGGTTATGAATTCATACAAAAGTCTGAACAGTGCTATTTCGCAGAAGCGATAAAGAAGTGTGCTCTAATTATAGAAAAAGATGTGGTTATAGGCAGTAGTGTTGACAGGTCGTCTGGCACCTAGAGACCATAGATCTTCtgtcaccctccccccccccccccaccgcggGTGTAGTCAGGAAAGGGAGAAGGTAGAAAATTTCCGggcagtgggagggggggggtgatGTTTCAGCACGAGTACAGCTGCCGTATAAAGATGAATATTAATCCTGCTTATTATTTCAAGAAAATTCGGAGGGGCAAGGTCACATATATAAATTCCAGATTTGTTGTAAGCATTTAAAAGCCTAAATAATAAGATATCCTTATTCATTTTCTGCCATATTTtgcccaacacacacacacacacacacacacacgcgcacacacacacacacacacacaaacacacacacacacacacacacacacacacacgcacgcacgcacacacacacacacacacacacacacacgcacgcacgcacgcacgcacacacacacacacacacacatacgcacgcacgcacgcacgcacgcacgcacgcacgcacgcacgcacacacacacacacacacacacacacacacacacacacacacacacacacacacacacacacgcgcgcgcgcacacacacgcgcacgcacgcacgcgcacacacacacacacgcacacgcacacgcacacacacgcacacgcacacgcacacgcacacgcacacacacgcacacacacacacacacacacacacacacacacatatatacggTATATACATAAGCAGCTGGGCACTCAACTAATCTGCACTCCTGAAATGGCTGGCCGTATAAAGATGAATGTTAATCCTGCTTATTATTTCGAGAAAATTCGGAGGTGCAAGGTCGCATATATAAATTCCAGATTTGTTGTAAGCATTTAAAAGCCTAAATAATAAGATATCCTTATTCATTTTCTGCCATATTTTGCCCAATACCGAGTTCCTAGtggtcacaaagacacataacctgATAGAATACCGGGAGATCTCCTCACAAAATTCAACATTTTGTAAAATTCCATGTAGCTGAAACGGGAAAGTGTATTTgggacatgaagtcacacaactaCAACAACAGGAGGCGgtagaggaggaaaaaaaaaaggaaagatacaaaggtcaaccagacgcacgtccagtCTGCTACCCTAGACAGGGGAAGGTGCTTAAGGGAtggaaagaaatgagaaggagggaagaaggtactatcagtgtgaatatgtgcgatcatgagacagaaataatcagaagaataagaatgggctggggtgcgtttggcaggcattctcagatcatgaacagcaggttgccattatccctcaagagaaaagaatataacagctgtgtttcaccagtactcacgtacggggcagaaacctggaggcttacgaagaaggttctgcttaaactgaggacgacgcaacgagctatggaaagaagaatgataggtgtaacgttaagggatatgaaaagagcagattgggtgagggaacaaacgcgagttaatgatatgttagttgaaatcaagaaaaagaaatgggcatgggcaggacacgtaatgaggaggcaagataaccgacggtcattaagagttacggaatggattccaagagaagggaagcgtaacgGAGGGcggaaggttaggtgggcggatgacattaagaagttcgcggggacaacatggtcacaattagtacatgactggggtagttggagaagtatgggagaggcctttgccctgcagtgggcgtaaccaggctgatgatgatgatgatgatgatgatgatgatgaatacgtGCGGATGCCCATAACTTCGCGCCTATAATCGGTCGTTGAGGCCAGTCGacttcatgaaacgtagcagcgCCCTCGTCGCTTTGTGTGCATgtgcgacgcgtggggccatggtccaagaatcttagcctctgaaaatggtctgctatCTAATCGGTTTACCACCgtccgaagaacgtcgcgtttgatctcatagagattacaaaaacgcAACACATGCTCGATTGTCTCTTCACATTTGCACGGGTAACAAATCGgtgtgtcggtcattccaataaaGAATGAGTAGGTTTTCGTAAATACCACCCCTGACCAGAGGCGGTACAGTGAAGTTGCTTCCCAGTGGAAGAAGTTCGATGgaacctgcagcctcaatgtaggATCCAGCTGGTGGAGATGGCAGTTGGCGATAATCGGGAtgttccacaaagtttcagtCTTCGTTTGAGCAAATAAACGATccctcgcagcgtctgtccttgataagggtatgGGAAGTGTCACAGTTTCTCTATGGACAGACCGGgcagcatcatcagcaaggtcatttccgacgatgcctcagtgccccggaagccattggaGGATGATGGCATGTCCATTTCTGAGGGCTTGATGAAGaacctctctggtctcaaacaccagttgttcacgggtcttgcgtcgtaaggctaactgcagactctgaagggctgccttggagtaaAAAAAAACTACTCACTTTCGAGGttggcttgtgcgatgtaattaacagcggcacgtagagcgggaagttctgttgccgtagaggtcGTTATATGGGACACTTTCAGTCTAACTGTGACTTGTAAGGCCGGGATGGTAGCAGCGCCTGTGGAactggtggctgagacagatcaATTAGTGTAAATCTGCGTTCTGTGTTCATGTGTTTCGTTCAGCAATGGCAGTGTGAACAgacgtagagccactgttgaTTGATGGGTCTTTGTAATGCCCGGAATCATGAGGCGTACATGTggttgtcgtaggcaccacagtgGTAACAGTGGTCTTGCGGCTGGGTAAAGCCCGACGAAAGGTAGGTTTGATGTctcgcaacaagtttggaaaatgtggcttgaggtctTTGTACTGGCAAAACAGCAATACTGTGACTGGTAATGTGTGCTTTAAGGTTGGCAATCGTTACATATGTTAGAACCAAGTAGTCTCCAGCAATCGTGAGTGTTGCGTGAATTGAGGCGCATCGTGGTATTCCAAGACATGTAcgtagagcctggccttgcaaactttTGAGAACacgaatgtttgttttacatgtgttcgGCAAAACTAGGCAAGCTGTACCGTAAGAAGCCCAGAAACAGTGCTCTTTAAATCTGCAGCATGGACTCTACCGACATGCCCCAGGCTTTTCAGCACAGGAACCTcattatatgtagaatcgaaatTTGTCTCCGCTTCAGATAGAtgcagtgggggctccatgaaaggttcACACCTAAGAAGTGGTGATGCGTCTGGTATTTGATGACCTGGCCATTGAGAAAAAAGGGTAcggtgccatgggtttgcgcaTGAACCTGATTAAGGCGCATTTTACGATGGATACACTAGGCCTTGTTTGTGGGAACACGAACAAGTTCGGGTGGCTGGCTGCTGAATTCTTGCGCGCTCTTGAAGACGAGTCACCACAGAAAAGCAAAAgcaaatatcatcagcgtacaacgGTAGGTCAATTGTTTTGGATAATATTTCAGCAAGGCCCATTATATTTGGGTTAAAGAGAATAGGGCTCAGTACcgcgccctgggggacgccaccGTGACAACATCAAAATGACGAAGAGATAGCTATGAGTAGCCGACATTGTTTTCATTCAATACAGCGAAACTGATAGAAAACTAATGCAAACGATACGAAACCGATAAATGGAACACTATACATGTTGACGATAGACAGACCATGGTGGGACATGAGCGTTCATGTTCTCACTTGAGCGCACATGAACCGTCCCGCTCCTATTTACGCCCAGTCATGCCATCATATATGACAGACATATAGGACACCCCGTCTGCCTGGCTCCTGGCAACCGGAGCCCACGGCCCCTCCGCCCCTCCCGTTACTACACCACTGGTTATAGGCAATGTAAGCGAGAATACCGCAGACAAACTGGCACTCTTGTAATACAATGTATTCTGTGCGCACAACACTAGACATGCTCACTTGTAAGCGGAAGGCTCCACGGTGATCATGTCGACACCCTTCGCACTGCACTCCCTGCGGAAAGCATCCATCATGGACACGACGGCGTGTTTCGTCATGCAGTACGGCGCCACCATGGGCACTGTGAAGTGGCCTGGAGGGAAGAAGAAGCCAGAGCTGAGAGAGCAGTCAGGAAATTGATGCAGACGTGCGTATAAGAAATGTCGATATATCTTCCTACACAGAATGTACATATTCCTCGACTTACAATCTTACACTTCTTGTAGACTTATCTAGCCACCACAGGGTCACGGTAAGACTGTGAGTGAGAACGAACAGACgaatagaaaggcagggaggttaaccagaggtggtTCTAGCTATGCAGGAGGTGAATAGGGTGCGGATATTGAAGAAATATAGGAGCACAAAAAGAGAAAGCCATGTATATATAATCCATCAGCAGTTAGTAGCGTTCTCAACCTCTATTTTATAATCTCGTGGAGCCAAGGAGCTTTGACAGCGTAGTTTAGTCTCCTGCGTGAAGTCCTTTTGGGTGCACTGACAGAAATTGCGGTTCCGATAGTCATCGATTATGATTATCGATGACTTTCTAAGGCTTTATGAACAAGACTAGGTTACTTCTCGGCACTATAGCGCGGGCAGGCATAAAGGTCTGGGAATGTCTCGTCACAGGTGCGTGTGTCGGTCGCACACAGACGTTCTCGATTGGGTAAGAAGCTGGAGCTCATATAGCACTCACAAAAAATTATGAAGATCCATTCGAAGTATGTAAGCGTATTTATATGCTAAATACGGCCTCTGTAGAGGCTATACCTTTTGACTTATGATCTTGCCGTTCCATTCCACTATCGACAAGCATCCATAAAGCCGCAACGAAAAGCCCACTGAACGCCTGTCTACTTCGCTAACTGAATGACATATACCCTTTGTGTTCATCATATATTCATAGAAGCGAACTTTATGCAATAATTGGATGGAAGGCCCACACACAAAGTGCAAGTTCAGTCCGAAGTACAGCGCATAAGTGCGTCCCTGATTACACAACTGCCGAAGAGGAGTTATTACTGACGCTGATTTCTGTCCATTGAAAAAGCATTTTTAGAACTTTCGCTTCTGCCTGGTCTATAGCGTGTTATTTTCATATTGAAGCACGAATTATAAAGGACAGAGCCAAAACGCCCGCAATAACAAGAATAAAACAAGAAATTTAGTTACAAACCGAGGGGGCTGGCCAACGTGACGACTCTGCCTTGACTGTTTTTCAGCAGAGGCAGGAATTTCTTGATCACACGAAGAGTTCCAAGAACGTTCACGTCAAAGACTTTCGCGACTGTTTCCGTCGTCAGCCATTCGAGGAAACCACCGGTCCCGATTCCAGCGTTTGCCACCACCGACCAGAGCACTGCAGTGAAAGCGCATCAGCTGAGTCATAAACAATAGTCGACACTAATAAACGCCattaataatttttttacttGTCACGCTGTGTAAGTGGCACTATTTATCATATTTCAATTCTTTACGTTTGCGGCGAGGTGATTTTCAACTTGTTTATTCCACCTTGAAATTTGGATACTCTGCGGAAGATATACGTTTAGTTCAATAACAACGAGATAGAAACTATACGGGGATAAAATTTGCTCCATCGCGTTCTAATCGCTTGACGGTTTATTTTCCAGAAGTGATCACAGCGCGATTTGTTAACATGGCGTAAATAACTCCTAGTGAGCATGACGCCGGTAATCGTGATCTAAATTCTACTAGCACCTTTGAAGTATCACTGCGCTTTCTTTCTTCGAAGGTGCATATTTGAGACACATTTTCTCTAGCCGAAACAGACAGCAAATTTATAGAGCGTAAGCCCTTAGCGAAAATGGGCGAAACCAGTGATGTATACAGCCTTGCATGGGTGCTTTTTTATCTTGTACGTCCTTAGACTGCGCGTTGCAGTTCCCATGGCGCGCCTGACACTACAGGCATCTGAATGGTAACAGCGTTATCGATCATTCTCATTCCACAGGGCTTTGTAACTTCTGAGTCATGGCATACCAAAGTAACTCTTTTAAACAGCCTGTAGTCAGCCTGCGGAGTGCGgcttgatcccggtgaccagaaccggtaacgcactctctcactagagcaggattggccaccctggtgcagtacttggccacaacctcctatatgaacacaacaatcaaaccccggccctcggtccccagcagctgcgaagcaactgaccacggcggcggtcagacctgcgacgctgcagagggtgctaagaatgcctggctccggacaggccgccattggaatatgaacctggcaacgtttaacgctagaacgttatctagtgaggcgagtctagcagtgctattggaggaattagagggcagtaaatgggatataatagggctcagtgaagttaggaggccaaaagaagcatatacagtgctaaaaagcgggcacgtcttgtgctaccggggcttagcagagagacgagaactaggagtcggattcctgattaataagaacatagctggtaacatacaggaattctatagcattaacgagagggtggcatgtcttgttgtgaaacttaataagagatacaaaatgaaggttgtacaggtctacgcccctacatctagtcatgatgaccaggaagtcgaaagcttctatgaagacgtggaatcggcgatgggtaaagtcaaaagaaaatacagtatactgatgggcgatttcaatgccagggtgggcaagaagcaggccggagacaagtcagtgggggaatatggcataggctctaggaatagcagaggagagttattagtagagtttgcagaacagaataatatgcggataatgaatacctttttccgcaagcgggttagccgaaagtggacgtggaggagcccgaatggtgagactagaaatgaaatcgactttatactctgcgcgaaccctggaatcatacaagatgtagacgtgctcggcaaggtgcgctgcagtgaccataggatggtaagaactcgaattagccttgacttgaggagggaacggaagaaactggtacataagaaaccaatcaatgagttagcggtaagagggaaactagaggaattccggatcaagctacagaacacgtattcggctttaacccaagaagaggaccatagtgttgaagcaatgaacggcaatcttatgggcatcattaaggagtgcgcaatagaagtcggtggtaacgccgttaaacaggaaaccagtaagctatcgcaggagacgaaagatctgatcaagaaacgccaatgtatgaaagcctctaaccctacagctagaatagaactggcagaactttctaagttaatcaagaagcgtaagacagcggacataaggaactataatatggatagaattgaacaggctctcaggaacggaggaagcctaaaagcagtaaagaagaaactaggaataggcaagaatcagatgtgtgcgttaagagacaaagccggcaatatcattactaatatggataagatagttcaggtggctgaagagttttatagagatttatacagtaccagtaacacccacgacgataaggtgagagagagagtagtctagaggaacttgaaatcccacaagtaacaccggaagaggtaaagattgccttgggagctatgcaaagggggaaggcaactggggaggatcaggtaacagcagatttgttgaaggatggtgggaacactgtcctagaaaggttggccgccctatatacacaatgcctcatgacctcgaacgtaccggaatcttggaagaacgctaacataatcctaatccataagaaaggggatgccaaagacttgaaaaattatagaccgatcagcttactgtccgttgcctacaaagtatttactaaggtaatcacaaatagaatcaggaataccttagatttctgtcaaccaaaggaccaggcaggattccgcaaaggctactcaacaatagaccatattcacactatcaatcaggtgatagaaaaatgtgcggaatataaccaacctttatatatagttttcattaattacgagaaagcgtttgattcagtcgaaacctcagcagtcatggaggcactacggaatcagggtgtagatgagccatgtgtaaagatactggaagctatctatagcggtttcacagccaccgtaatcctccacaaagaaagcaacaaaatcccaataaagaaaggcgtcagacagggagatacgatatctccaatgctattcacagcgtgtttacaggaaatattcagagacctggagtgggaagaattggggataaaagttgatggagaataccttagcaacttgcgattcgctgatgatattgccttgcttagtaactcaggagaccaattgcaatgcatgctcactgacctggagaggcaaagcagaagggtgggtctgaaaattaatctacagaaaactaaagtaatgtttaacagtctcggaagagaacagcagtttacgataggtagcgaggcactggaagtggtaagggaatacatctacttagggcaggttgtgaccacggatccggatcatgagactcaaataatcagaagaataagaatgggctggggtgtgtttggcaggcattctcagatcacgagcggcaggttgccattatccctcaagagaaaagtgtataacagctgtgtcctaccggtactcacgtacggggcagaaacctggaggcttacgaaaagggttctgctgaaattgaggacgacgcaacgagccatggaaagaagaatgataggtgtaacgttaagggataagaaaagagcagattgggtgagggaacaaacgcgggtaaatgacatcttagttgaaatcaagaaaaagaaatgggcatgggccggacatgtaatgaggagggaagataaccgatggtcattaagggttacggactggattccaagggaaggaaagcgtagtagggggaggcagaaagttaggtgggcggatgacattaagacgtttgcagggacaacatggccacaattagtacatgaccggggtagttggagaagtatgggagaggcctttgccctgcagtgggcgtaactaggctgatgatgatgatgatgatgaagatgatgatgatgagtcagCCTGGCGGGCCCAGGTAACGTAACCTGTTTACATCGGACAAGAAGCGTACGACCAGCTATAGAAGCCCGTGTGCCATCgttcgttcttgttttttttttactatacagGATTCCAGCTCTGAGAGGCATGTACAGCACAAGCCAACCACTTCAGCACTCTATCAGCTATAACCACCCCCTTTTGTTAAAACGCTCGCAGCCGCACGAATCTGGCGCCTCGCAGCGCAGCAGATCTGTGTGCCAAGCCACAAGGGCTTCGCACATTTCTCGCAACGAATCGGGCAAACCCGCGAAGCGAGAGAACGCTCAGTTAGGGGCATTGCAAATCGGTGTAGCCGGAATTGGCAGCTTCAGAATGGTAGATTTCCGCCATTGCCTAACTAACCCAGGCTAGCAAGATAAAGGGAACCTAACTGAAGGTGGCTCTGCATGCATGTGTAATTATTTTGCGCCTTTCATTGCTTCATGCACATTTATTAAGGCTGATGCCGCGCACGTAGTTTGCCTCAAGAAGGTGTGGTCCGTCACGCCAAGGCGATGCCGACATCAGCGGGAATAAACGCTGTAATGCCAGCATTGGGTAATCGTACAGTTAAAAACGAATGAAGTTTTG
The nucleotide sequence above comes from Dermacentor andersoni chromosome 10, qqDerAnde1_hic_scaffold, whole genome shotgun sequence. Encoded proteins:
- the LOC126544887 gene encoding retinol dehydrogenase 7-like isoform X2, with amino-acid sequence MNKSNEAFVLFRCARFLFSEVLNASINTAGRLERELPITTRLVKHVNLTIVLKAGCDTGFGHRLAKRLSRKGFLVFAGCLSSKSDGAEELKLLPNVNVMQLNVTDQKQIDDALDAVKEQLDSRVLWSVVANAGIGTGGFLEWLTTETVAKVFDVNVLGTLRVIKKFLPLLKNSQGRVVTLASPLGHFTVPMVAPYCMTKHAVVSMMDAFRRECSAKGVDMITVEPSAYKTSLVSMYSVPKECVMLELRKQAPEVIADYSDAEICDALRIVGGFTKLLIRDDPEECVDILERAIRETHPKTHYQSPWGLDRLYPLLILSLPSEAADLIISITTKLQRKMLSWSPPSKSSTLNGH
- the LOC126544887 gene encoding retinol dehydrogenase 7-like isoform X1, whose amino-acid sequence is MRTSWTLFFVFLFLLWSLWNRLTPLQEISAIIGSVWVALWISYKLSGFLTTAFVREVCGEGKAVLITGCDTGFGHRLAKRLSRKGFLVFAGCLSSKSDGAEELKLLPNVNVMQLNVTDQKQIDDALDAVKEQLDSRVLWSVVANAGIGTGGFLEWLTTETVAKVFDVNVLGTLRVIKKFLPLLKNSQGRVVTLASPLGHFTVPMVAPYCMTKHAVVSMMDAFRRECSAKGVDMITVEPSAYKTSLVSMYSVPKECVMLELRKQAPEVIADYSDAEICDALRIVGGFTKLLIRDDPEECVDILERAIRETHPKTHYQSPWGLDRLYPLLILSLPSEAADLIISITTKLQRKMLSWSPPSKSSTLNGH